Below is a window of Flavobacteriales bacterium DNA.
CGGCAAGGCGGAACAGGATGAGAAGGAAGGAACGCTGACACAGTTCCTGCCGGACCGGACGATCTTCGGGAACTTCCGTTTCCGAACGGAGTTCGTGGAAAATATGATGTGGAACTACGTTTACCTTAACCCGGGGCTCACCATCCGGTTCAACGGTCAGCGCTTCCACTCAAAAGATGGCCTCCTCGATCTGCTGAAAGCACGCATTGACGGCGAAGTGCTGTACCCGATCATCCACCTTCGCGGCAACGACATCGAAGTGGCCATGACGCATGGTTCTTCTTATGGAGAGGAATATTATTCGTTTGTGAACGGACAGCATACCACCCAGGGCGGTACCCACCAGGCGGCCTTCCGTCAGGCGGTGGTGAAAACGATCCGGGAGTTTTTCAAGAAAGATTATGATGCGGTGGACATCCGCAGCTCGATCATAGCGGCCGTTAGTATCAAGGTTATTGAACCCGTATTCGAATCACAGACCAAGACCAAGCTGGGCTCGCAGGATATGGAACCGGGCGGTAAATCCATTTATGGATTTATCCAGGATTTCCTGACCACCGAACTGGATAACTACCTGCACAAAAACCAGGAAGCTGCAGAGGCCATTCACCGGAAGATCATGCAATCCGAGAAGGAACGCAAGGAGCTTTCCGGTATTCGTAAGCTGGCCAAGGAGCGCGCCAAGAAGGCGAGTCTGCACAATAAAAAACTTCGTGATTGCCGCGTCCATTTTGGCGATAAGCACGAACGGAATCTGGAATCCACCCTGTTTATTACGGAAGGAGATTCCGCCAGCGGATCCATCACCAAGTCACGGGATGTGAGTACCCAGGCGGTATTCAGTCTGCGTGGAAAACCGCTGAACTCATACGGTCTGACTAAGAAGGTGGTTTACGAGAACGAAGAGTTTAACCTCGTGCAGGCCGCCCTGAATATCGAAGATGGGATTGAACATCTGCGCTACAACAATATTGTGATCGCAACGGATGCGGATGTGGATGGAATGCATATCCGTCTTCTTCTGATTACTTTTTTCCTGCAATTTTTCCCTGACCTTGTGAAGAATGGTCACCTCTATATTCTTCAGACACCTTTGTTCAGGGTCAGGGATAAAAAGGAAACCATTTACTGTTACTCGGAGCAGGAGAAACAAGCAGCCATGAAGAAGCTAAGAGGCAAGCCGGAGATCACCCGATTCAAGGGCCTTGGGGAAATATCACCCGATGAGTTCAAGC
It encodes the following:
- a CDS encoding type IIA DNA topoisomerase subunit B, encoding MADEEVKYTEDNIRTLDWKEHIRFRPGMYIGKLGDGSSHDDGIYVLLKEVIDNSIDEFVMGHGKTIDVSISEGQVTVRDYGRGIPLGKVLDCVSRINTGAKYDSKAFKKSVGLNGVGTKAVNALSDYFQVRSVREGKNKTIEFQHGEVTTDHKIGKAEQDEKEGTLTQFLPDRTIFGNFRFRTEFVENMMWNYVYLNPGLTIRFNGQRFHSKDGLLDLLKARIDGEVLYPIIHLRGNDIEVAMTHGSSYGEEYYSFVNGQHTTQGGTHQAAFRQAVVKTIREFFKKDYDAVDIRSSIIAAVSIKVIEPVFESQTKTKLGSQDMEPGGKSIYGFIQDFLTTELDNYLHKNQEAAEAIHRKIMQSEKERKELSGIRKLAKERAKKASLHNKKLRDCRVHFGDKHERNLESTLFITEGDSASGSITKSRDVSTQAVFSLRGKPLNSYGLTKKVVYENEEFNLVQAALNIEDGIEHLRYNNIVIATDADVDGMHIRLLLITFFLQFFPDLVKNGHLYILQTPLFRVRDKKETIYCYSEQEKQAAMKKLRGKPEITRFKGLGEISPDEFKHFIGKDIRLEPVVIGKDSPISTILEFYMGKNTPDRQEFIIDNLKVEKDYVAEEEEELEPEDEEQEEDENEGDVATSKKKTKSKAKTKAS